In Piliocolobus tephrosceles isolate RC106 chromosome 6, ASM277652v3, whole genome shotgun sequence, the following are encoded in one genomic region:
- the PEX11A gene encoding peroxisomal membrane protein 11A isoform X2 translates to MKRVTRDRAKKEKSASQDPLGYSVADEETEWLQSFLLLLFRSLKQHPPLLLDTVKNLCDILNPLDQLGIYKSNPGIIGLGGLVSSIAGMITVAYPQMKLKTC, encoded by the coding sequence ATGAAACGAGTTACACGTGACagggcaaagaaagagaaatcagcATCCCAGGATCCTCTTGGGTACAGTGTGgctgatgaggaaacagaatgGCTCCAATCCTTTCTACTTCTCTTATTCCGATCTCTGAAGCAGCATCCTCCCTTGCTCCTGGACACGGTGAAGAACCTTTGTGATATCCTGAACCCTTTGGACCAGCTGGGGATCTATAAGTCCAATCCTGGCATCATTGGACTTGGAGGTCTTGTGTCCTCTATAGCAGGCATGATCACTGTGGCATATCCTCAGATGAAGCTGAAGACCTGTTAG
- the PEX11A gene encoding peroxisomal membrane protein 11A isoform X1 produces MDAFTRFTNQTQGRDRLFRATQYTCMLLRYLLEPKAGKEKVVMKLKKLESSVSTGRKWFRLGNVVHAIQATEQSIHATDLVPRLCLTLANLNRVIYFICDTILWVRSVGLTSGINKEKWRTRAAHHYCFSLLLSLVRDLYEISLQMKRVTRDRAKKEKSASQDPLGYSVADEETEWLQSFLLLLFRSLKQHPPLLLDTVKNLCDILNPLDQLGIYKSNPGIIGLGGLVSSIAGMITVAYPQMKLKTC; encoded by the exons ATGGACGCCTTCACCCGCTTCACCAACCAGACCCAGGGCCGGGACCGACTCTTCAG aGCCACTCAGTACACATGCATGTTGCTTAGATATTTGTTAGAGCCTAAAGCTGGCAAAGAGAAGGTGGTAATGAAGCTCAAGAAACTGGAGTCCAGTGTGAGCACTGGTCGTAAAT GGTTCAGACTAGGCAATGTGGTACATGCTATACAGGCAACTGAGCAGAGCATTCATGCCACTGACCTGGTACCTCGCTTATGCTTAACATTAGCCAACCTGAACCGTGTGATTTATTTCATCTGTGACACCATCCTCTGGGTGAGGAGCGTAGGTCTCACCTCTGGCATCAACAAAGAGAAATGGCGAACGAGGGCTGCCCACCACTACTGCTTTTCTCTTCTGCTGAGCCTGGTCAGGGATCTGTATGAAATCTCCCTGCAGATGAAACGAGTTACACGTGACagggcaaagaaagagaaatcagcATCCCAGGATCCTCTTGGGTACAGTGTGgctgatgaggaaacagaatgGCTCCAATCCTTTCTACTTCTCTTATTCCGATCTCTGAAGCAGCATCCTCCCTTGCTCCTGGACACGGTGAAGAACCTTTGTGATATCCTGAACCCTTTGGACCAGCTGGGGATCTATAAGTCCAATCCTGGCATCATTGGACTTGGAGGTCTTGTGTCCTCTATAGCAGGCATGATCACTGTGGCATATCCTCAGATGAAGCTGAAGACCTGTTAG